The Fluviispira vulneris sequence TCAAATTCTCTATGTGCAGCAATACTTTCTTCTAAAGAAATGGACTCTATGGCTTTTTTTAGAGCACTAAGTGCTTTTTTTTCATCGCTTCCTTTTGTTGAAATTGTAAATTTATCATTTTTTCTCAAGCCTAAATTTAAAAGATCCACTAAATTTTTGCAATCTGCAATATTATTTATAAAACGTATTTGTATATCTGAATTAAATTTTCGTGCAGTCTCTAACCATAAAGAAGCTGGTCTTGCATGAAGACCGTTCGGATAATCAAGAGTCAATTCATAGGAGCAAGCAAAATCCGAACTTTTAATAGTTATATCTTTAGTATTAATATTTATTACTTTTGATAATGCAAAAGTTTTGAGAAAGTCATGTGGGTCATTTGTATGGATTAAATGATTTAATTTATCTTTATTACGAATTAATCTCGTTATTTTTTTAAGAATTTCAATGTGCTCATCTGATTTTGCTGATATTGCAAAAATAAGTTGAGCTTTTTCACCAGAGTTCCACTCCACTCCGTTGGGTATTTGGACTACAGATATTCCTGAAGCATTTATTAAATATCTATCATTAGACATTCCATGAGGTATAGCGACTCCATTGCCAAGATAAGTATTGGATATTTTTTCTCGGGCAAATAAACTTTCAACATATTTCTTATCTACATAATTTTCATCAACTAAAGCCTTTGCAGCAGAGATGATAGCCTCATTTTTATTGGCAAAATGCATATTTAATTTTATGAGATTTAAATCAATCAAATTTTTACATGTATTCAAAGCATCTCCTTAATAGTGAAGAATTAAAAATTTAAGTTATATTTTTATTTTATTAAATTGCAAATCGATTGAACTTGGCTATTACTTTGAGAATGAGTGATAATTTTAATAATTAAGCTTAGGTTCTCACCTCAACAAAGAGAAACATAACCTAAAAAAAATAATTTTTCATCGAATTTGCATAAAACTTACAAAAAATTTTGCTAAAAAAAAGAGTGTTAAAATTTGCGGTTTTTCTTATAACTATTTCAAAATTATACAAAAATAAGTTTAATATCTTTATAAATTATAAGCATAATATTACAGCATAAATAAATTTATTTTTTTGGTAAGTTTATTGAGCCATTCTATGTGGGATAAATAATTATAATCAATTCGTATAAAATATAAACGATACTAGTTCATATGTATTTAAAAAAAATTGGCCGTCCACTTGTTTTTTTGGAAAGAACTCATATTATGTTAAAAATCGAACTTTTTTTAATGCAGCAGTTTTGCCATAACCTATAGGGGTGCATGATGTCTCAGATTACGCGAATATTGCCAATTGTATCTGTACTTTCAGCAATTTTTGTTTCATGTTCCAACAAAGAAGTTAACTCTCCTGAAATTGCTTCGTTAAAAAATAATTTAACCGAAATGCGTAGTTCTATTTTAAATAGTGATGGTTCTTCTGCAAAACTTTTGCAGGGCTTTAATAAAATGGGTTTTCAATTTTCAGAAAATTGTCTAGAAGGCGGTGATTATGTTCAGCCTAAATCAATTGAAAAATCTATTGTTGATTTTTCTGATAACTTAAAAGAACACGATTTTAGAAAGGTTTTAAATATCGGTGTTTCTGCAACAGTTCCAGTTAAAGGTGTTGATATTTCACCTGAAGTAAAGTTTGCTCGTGAAGCCTCTGCTACAAAATTAAGTCGTACTACAACTTATTCTGTCTATGTAAGATTTGGTGAAAACAAAATTGCTCCGAAAGTTGGTAATGCTTATGTTTTAAAAGAAGGTCTGAGTGAAAATTTTAATGCTGACGGGAAATTGTTTAATCATTATAATTTTATTAAAAAGTGTGGAGATGAAGTTATTACATCCCAACGACTTTCTGCAAAAATACTATTGACTATGAAACTTAATTTTGAATCCAAAAAAGTATTAAATGATTTTCAAACAACAGTTGGTGCTTCTGTAAAGGATATATTAACAAACAATGAGAAAATTGCTATTAATACAAAATTAAAGTACTTGAATGAAGATACTAAAAGACAGATATATTTAAACATTTATGGTTTACAATTGGGTGGAGATCCAAAAAAGTTAGCATCTGTTCTGACGTCAAAAGTAACATGTCGCTTGGATAAAGTAGAGGAATGTCAACCTCTGTTTGATCGCTTAAATAAATATGCTTCTGAAGATTTTGTTCAACAATTAAATCCAGCCGATGTAAACACATGGGCAATCGAAAATTCCTCAACAGTTTCTTATGAGGAACTAAATATAGTTGATAAAGCTGGAAAAGCTTTAAATTTAAGCGTTACGGACGATCCTACTGAATTACTTAAATTAACAAAGCTAAAAAGTGAAGTGAGTCATACAATTTCTAAGCAAATTGATAACTATACTTTAGCAAATTCACTATTAAACATTTCTTACCTTGCGGACAATGAGCGAGAAGGATTAGAAAATATATCGCACTTATCTCATACAAATATTGAAATGCTTCAAGGATTTTCAAGTCAATGCTTTATTAATTTAGCAGATTGCTTAAATAATTCAGCATTTAAGATAAATTCTCTCGTTTCACAATATGATGATTCATTATTAGAAACAAATATGGGGGAATTGATTGCCAAAATCCGCTCACAAAACACTCCACTTTCTGGGCAAAAAGAGCGTTCATCTGAAGATTTTGTTAATTTGAGTCCGGTCATAGAAAAAGGAAAATACTCAAGTTTTTACTTCAAGCTAAAGAATATTGAGAATAATACAATAAGAAATGCGGGCGCTCGTTTCGATTTAAAGTGTAATAAACCATGGTACAAAGGTTTCGATCCTGTTTTATTTGCTTCGATTCATCCAAACTATGAAGTTCTTTCTGACACAGTGGTTATGAATTATAATGATAATTGTGGAGGTAAAGAGTCTGTTTATGTAGCAAATCCAAAAAATATTACTGAAAGTGATTTTATAGTTGAAATATGGGGTAGAGAGTAGTTTTATTAAGTAATTTAGACGAAAAAAAAGGCTCTCAATGAATTGAGAGCCTTTTTTGTGTAAAGCTTGAAATTAGCGAAGAACTGCTAATAAGTCAGCTTTTAAAATATTTTTAGCGACAAAGCGGCCTTTGTAAAACCCACAGGATTCGCAAACTGAGTGTGGAAGTCTTGGGGCAGCGCAATTTGAGCACTTAGAAAAGTTAATAGGTGTTAAAGCGTCGTGAGCACGGCGCATATTACGGCGTGAACGGGAAACTTTCATCTTTGGAGTTGGCATACTAAAATCCTCTTAGTGCAAATTTTAACCTTAAGGCATTGAATTTGCTGCACACATTGTAGGCAGAAATTAACGAATGTGATATCTAGAGAGCATTTTCCCCATCACATCACGCAACAAAACGTCACATGTACATAATAGAGTCAAAGAACTCTGTCAATAGCTATCCAGCGCGCTTGAGAGAATCGTTTTTATTTTCTTTAGAAACGTTAAGTTCTTCATTTTTTTCAGATTCTTCTTGTAAATGCTGATCATCATGCCCCTCTGAGTTCTTTAAATGTATTCTTTTTGCTGAAGCTTTTAGGGCTGCTCCTAGGGTTGATTCGATCAAATCGGTTTCTCTTGGCACAGATTTTCTAATAAATTCAGATATATGCTTAAGCTCAGACTCTTGTAGTTCGGCAGCCTGAACATTATGTTGAAAGTTATGGAGAAACTCAAGAATATAATTAATAGCTACACCCTGTTCAGGATAGGCTTGCATTTTGCCATAATTCTCATTTTGCTCATAGTGATAGCTGGGTTCAGGCAATGGATGGAGTGAAGTTGCTTTTTTTTCATCTTTATCTAAAGATATGATTTCATTTGATATTACGCCTAAATCTGTTCGTGCTTTGCTTGCAAGACGGTGCGCTGACCAATGAAATCCAGCTCGAAATAGATTTTGAGCTAAAAAATGTAATCTCTCCGTGTCTTGAGTGCTTGATTTGTCAATTTTAATATTATCTTTAATAGCTCTATCTTCACCCCAATATTTTGAAATTGTTTCTTTTTTTCTAAATAAGGTTTTCGCCATAGATACAAATAAATTTTTTCTTTTTTTGATTTTTACACTCTGGTTTTGTGAACCGCGCATAATGGCTGTGTATTCAATAATTTTGAGGGCAAAAGATTCAGGGGCGTATTCCATATGCATAGAGGTATTGAACCATTGTCTAATCTGCTTTTCTTTGGCTTCTTGTGTTACCATCGAGGCGCTTTGTGCATGTCCGCCTTCAAATAAATAGTGGGTATAGAGAAGGAGCTGGTCTGTTTTTTCAGCTAAAATATTACCTATGAACATTTCATCACCCGGTACTTTTTTAAGGGTCGGATGAACTTGCTTTAAAAAAAGTATAGTATAGCCAATATCCCAATCCATGAGTTCATAATCTTGCATTTTTCGATTGTATTTTTGAATATGTGTTTGGTGATTTAGTATTTGCTCAATCGATGATTTTTCAAATTCAACTAATAAATGTAATTTATGTGCACACTGCCTTAAGGAGAATGGTAATTCTCCTGAGGATGAGTTT is a genomic window containing:
- the rpmF gene encoding 50S ribosomal protein L32, yielding MPTPKMKVSRSRRNMRRAHDALTPINFSKCSNCAAPRLPHSVCESCGFYKGRFVAKNILKADLLAVLR